In a genomic window of Polycladomyces abyssicola:
- a CDS encoding SDR family oxidoreductase: MAELKGKVAIVTGASSGIGEATALELARAGADVVLAARRTDRLEKLAATIGRETGAQSLVVPTDVTKRSDVEQLVEKTKERFGRVDILVNNAGVMLLSYLKNDHVDEWERMVDVNIKGVLFGVHAVMPTMLEQGSGHIVNVSSVAGHEIFPSAAVYCATKFAVRAFSEGIEKELSRLGIRVTNISPGAVATELTQHITDQEVRDTFLKGSKDMVFLDAADIAAAVVYAVSQPEHVNVNEVIVRPVQKK, translated from the coding sequence ATGGCTGAATTAAAAGGGAAAGTGGCCATCGTGACCGGAGCCAGCAGTGGAATTGGGGAAGCAACTGCGCTGGAACTGGCCCGTGCGGGGGCCGATGTTGTACTGGCTGCCCGCCGGACCGATCGTCTGGAGAAGTTGGCTGCCACGATCGGGCGGGAAACAGGTGCACAATCTCTGGTCGTACCCACTGACGTGACGAAACGGTCAGACGTGGAGCAGTTGGTGGAAAAAACGAAAGAACGATTCGGTCGGGTGGATATTCTGGTCAACAACGCCGGGGTCATGCTGTTGTCCTACTTGAAAAACGACCATGTGGACGAGTGGGAGCGCATGGTGGACGTTAACATCAAAGGGGTACTGTTCGGTGTCCATGCCGTCATGCCGACAATGCTGGAGCAAGGAAGCGGCCATATCGTCAACGTTTCCTCGGTTGCCGGACACGAGATCTTTCCGTCCGCAGCCGTGTACTGTGCGACCAAATTCGCGGTGCGTGCTTTTTCTGAAGGGATCGAGAAGGAATTGTCCCGGTTGGGCATCCGCGTGACCAATATCTCACCGGGTGCGGTGGCAACCGAGTTGACTCAGCACATCACCGATCAGGAAGTGCGGGATACGTTCCTCAAAGGAAGCAAAGATATGGTATTCCTGGATGCCGCGGATATCGCCGCCGCCGTCGTTTACGCAGTGTCTCAGCCGGAGCATGTCAACGTGAATGAAGTCATCGTGCGTCCCGTGCAAAAAAAATAA
- a CDS encoding GNAT family N-acetyltransferase, whose product MQGARHIEKGEKNTEMITEKSIKSEVLTIETLTETDVHDVVRLSNLLERGYAESEIRMILQAGNLLGHRSGEGTIVSTAAILPYQGNLASLGVVMVDYRYRRRGLATRLVQTCMDIVPEYSVMLVATDEGKPLYEKLGFRTVDTLHRMIAGEYQYQRPAHLQMQYTQFCSIDEQDLPELLKLDQEAFGADRSKFLNLRLRQAKYTSILRNHAGRCTGYALAVPTPELLVIGPVVAPDSRLAFLLIDDIARRYQGKIQINIPSVHQDLIRFLMRCGFKLARIAPVMMSGVYRMPPRNHLFAVSDRSYG is encoded by the coding sequence TTGCAAGGAGCACGACATATTGAAAAGGGAGAAAAAAATACGGAAATGATCACGGAAAAATCGATCAAAAGCGAGGTTCTCACGATAGAAACACTGACAGAGACGGACGTTCACGATGTTGTCCGTTTGTCAAACCTGCTGGAACGGGGATATGCTGAGTCGGAGATCCGGATGATTCTGCAAGCCGGGAACCTATTAGGGCACCGGAGCGGTGAAGGAACGATCGTATCCACCGCCGCCATTTTACCTTATCAGGGGAATTTGGCTTCACTCGGAGTCGTTATGGTGGATTACCGTTACCGGAGAAGAGGATTGGCAACGCGATTGGTTCAAACATGTATGGACATTGTTCCGGAATATTCGGTCATGCTGGTGGCAACCGATGAGGGGAAACCGCTGTATGAGAAGTTGGGTTTTCGGACCGTAGACACACTACACAGGATGATAGCAGGAGAATATCAGTATCAAAGACCGGCCCATTTGCAAATGCAATACACTCAGTTTTGTTCCATAGACGAACAGGATCTGCCCGAATTATTGAAACTGGATCAAGAAGCATTTGGTGCAGACCGTTCTAAGTTTCTGAATCTTCGGCTTAGGCAAGCCAAGTACACTTCCATCCTTCGAAACCACGCTGGCCGTTGCACCGGTTATGCGCTTGCTGTCCCAACACCGGAACTTCTTGTCATCGGTCCGGTCGTTGCTCCCGATTCACGGTTGGCATTCCTGCTCATCGATGATATCGCCCGTAGGTACCAAGGAAAAATTCAAATTAATATTCCATCTGTTCACCAAGATCTCATCAGATTTTTGATGAGATGCGGCTTCAAACTGGCCAGAATCGCGCCGGTTATGATGTCTGGCGTCTACAGGATGCCGCCGCGAAACCATTTGTTCGCCGTCTCTGACCGGTCATATGGCTGA